Proteins encoded in a region of the Leopardus geoffroyi isolate Oge1 chromosome E2, O.geoffroyi_Oge1_pat1.0, whole genome shotgun sequence genome:
- the EDC4 gene encoding enhancer of mRNA-decapping protein 4 isoform X1 has product MASSCASIDIEDATQHLRDILKLDRPAGGPSAESQRPSNAYNGDLNGLLVPDPLCSGDGTSTNKSGVRAMPPINLQEKQVICLSGDDSSTCIGILAKEVEIVASSDSSISSKARGSNKVKIQPVAKYDWEQKYYYGNLIAVSNSFLAYAIRAANNGSAMVRVISVSTSERTLLKGFTGSVADLAFAHLNSSQLACLDEAGNLFVWRLALVNGKIQEEILVHIQQPEGTPLNHFRRIIWCPFIPEESEDCCEEGSPTVALLHEDRAEVWDLDMLRSNHSTWPVRVSQIKQGFIVVKGHSTCLSEGALSPDGTVLATASHDGFVKFWQIYIEGQDEPRCLHEWKPHDGRSLSCLLFCDNHKKQDPEVPFWRFLITGADQNRELKMWCTVSWTCLQTIRFSPDIFSSVSVPPSLKVCLDLSAEYLILSDVQRKVLYVMELLQNQEEGRACFSSISEFLLTHPVLSFGIQVVSRCRLRHTEVLPAEEENDSLGADGTHGAGAVESAAGVLIKLFCVHTKALQDVQIRFQPQLNPDVVAPLPTHTAHEDFAFGESRPELGSEGLGSATQGSQPDLRRIVELPAPADFLSLSSETKPKLMTPDAFMTPSTSLQQIAASPSNSNSSSSSSSSSSSLTAVSAMSSTSAVDPSLPRPPEELTLSPKLQLDGSLTMSSSSSLQASPRSLLPSLLPGPADKLTPKAPGQVPTAASALSLELQEVEPLGLPQASPSRTRSPDVISSASTALSQDIPEIASEALSRGFVSSAPEGLEPDSMASAASALHLLSPRPRPASELGSQLGLDGGPGDGDRHSTPSLLEAALTQEATAPDNQVWPTAPDITRETCSSLAESPRNGLQEKHKSLAFHRPPYHLLQQHDSQDASAEQSDHDDEVASLASAAGGFGTKVPTPRLPAKDWKTKGSPRASPKLKRKGKKDDGDSAVGSRLMEHQVAEPPDDWPALIWQQQRELAELRHSQEELLQRLCTQLEGLQSTVTGHVERALESRHEQDRILMGCGVAQGSVEAAAFLAPGRDVGPASGLFLSYNAERRLERALAEGQQRGGQLQEQLTQQLSQALSSAIAGRLERSIRDEIKKTVPPCVSRSLEPVAGQLSNSVATKLTAVEGSMKENISKLLKSKNLTDAIARAAADTLQGPMQSAYREAFQSVVLPAFEKSCQAMFQQINDSFRLGTQEYLQQLESHMKSRKAREQEAREPVLAQLRGLVSTLQGATEQMAATVSSSVRAEVQHQLHVAVGSLQESILAQVQRIVKGEVSVALKEQQAAVTSSIMQAMRSAAGTPVPAAHLDCQAQQAHILQLLQQGHLNQAFQQALTAADLNLVLYVCETVDPGQVFGQPPCPLSQPVLLSLIQQLASDLGTRTDLKLSYLEEAVMHLDHSDPITRDHMGSVMAQVRQKLFQFLQAEPHNSLGKVARRLSLMLHGLVTPSLP; this is encoded by the exons ATGGCCTCCTCCTGCGCGAGCATCGACATCGAGGACGCCACGCAGCACCTGCGGGACATCCTCAAGCTGGACCGGCCCGCGGGGG GTCCCAGTGCAGAGAGCCAGCGGCCATCTAATGCCTACAATGGAGATCTCAATGGGCTTCTGGTCCCAGACCCTCTCTGCTCAGGTGATGGTACTTCAACAAACAAGTCTGGTGTCCGGGCCATGCCACCTATTAATCTTCAGGAAAAGCAGGTCAT CTGCCTCTCAGGAGATGACAGCTCTACGTGCATTGGGATTTTGGCCAAGGAGGTGGAGATTGTGGCCAGCAGTGACTCTAGCATCTCAAGCAAGGCACGGGGCAGCAACAAG GTGAAAATCCAGCCTGTGGCCAAGTATGACTGGGAGCAGAAATACTACTACGGCAACCTGATTGCTGTGTCCAACTCCTTCTTGGCCTATGCCATTCGGG CCGCCAACAATGGTTCAGCGATGGTGCGGGTGATCAGTGTAAGCACTTCGGAGCGGACCCTGCTCAAGGGCTTCACAGGCAGCGTGGCTGATCTGGCCTTTGCACACCTGAATTCCTCACAGCTGGCCTGCCTAGATGAGGCAGGCAACCTGTTTGTGTGGCGCTTGGCTCTAGTTAATGGCAAAATTCA AGAAGAGATCTTGGTCCACATCCAGCAGCCAGAGGGTACACCACTGAACCACTTCCGTAGGATCATCTGGTGCCCCTTCATCCCTGAGGAGAGTGAGGACTGCTGTGAGGAGGGCAGCCCAACGGTGGCCCTGTTGCATGAGGACCGG GCTGAGGTGTGGGACCTGGACATGCTCCGCTCCAACCACAGCACCTGGCCTGTGCGTGTCAGCCAGATCAAGCAAGGCTTCATCGTGGTCAAAGGCCATAGCACG TGTCTAAGTGAAGGGGCCCTCTCACCCGATGGGACTGTCCTGGCTACTGCAAGCCATGATGGCTTTGTCAAGTTCTGGCAGATCTACATTGAGGGGCAGGATGAACCAAG GTGTCTGCACGAATGGAAGCCTCATGATGGGAGGtccctttcctgcctcctgtTCTGTGACAACCATAAGAAACAGGAccctga AGTCCCTTTCTGGAGGTTCCTTATTACTGGCGCTGACCAGAATCGAGAGCTAAAGATGTGGTGCACAGTGTCCTGGACCTGTCTGCAGACAATTCG TTTCTCCCCAGATATCTTTAGCTCAGTGAGTGTGCCCCCCAGCCTCAAGGTTTGTCTGGACCTCTCAGCTGAATACCTTATTCTCAGCGATGTGCAACGGAAG GTCCTCTACGTGATGGAGCTGCTGCAGAACCAGGAGGAGGGCCGTGCCTGCTTCAGCTCCATCTCTGAGTTCCTGCTCACCCATCCTGTGCTGAGCTTCGGTATCCAGGTTGTGAGTCGCTGCCGGCTGCGGCACACTGAAGTGCTACCTGCTGAGGAAGAGAATGACAGCCTAGGGGCTG ATGGAACCCACGGAGCTGGTGCCGTGGAGTCTGCAGCTGGTGTGCTCATCAAACTCTTCTGTGTGCATACTAA GGCATTGCAAGACGTACAGATCCGCTTCCAGCCGCAGCTGAACCCTGATGTGGTGGCCCCGCTCCCCACCCACACTGCCCATGAGGACTTCG CATTTGGAGAGTCTCGGCCCGAACTGGGCTCTGAGGGCCTGGGGTCAGCTACCCAAGGCTCCCAGCCTGACCTCCGACGCATAGTGGAGCTACCTGCACCTGCTGACTTCCTCAGTCTGAGCAGTGAGACCAAGCCCAAGCTGATGACACCTGACGCCTTCATGACACCTAGCACCTCCCTGCAGCAG attGCTGCCTCCCccagcaacagcaacagcagcagcagctccagctccagctcctccTCTCTTACAGCTGTGTCTGCCATGAGCAGTACCTCAGCTGTggacccctccctgcccag GCCACCCGAGGAGCTGACTTTGAGCCCCAAGTTGCAACTGGATGGCAGTTTGACaatgagcagcagcagcagcctgcAGGCAAGCCCGCGTAGCCTCTTGCCTAGCCTGCTCCCAGGTCCAGCTGACAAACTGACTCCCAAAGCACCTGGACAG GTGCCTACTGCTGCTTCTGCACTATCACTGGAGCTGCAGGAAGTGGAGCCCCTGGGGCTACCCCAGGCTTCCCCTAGCCGTACCCGCTCCCCTGATGTTATCTCCTCAGCTTCCACTGCCCTGTCCCAGGACATCCCTGAGATTGCATCTGAGGCCCTCTCCCGTGGTTTTGTCTCCTCTGCTCCTGAGGGTCTTGAACCAGATAGTATGGCCTCGGCTGCCTCAGCGCTACACCTGCTGTCCCCACGGCCCCGGCCAGCATCTGAGCTTGGCTCTCAGCTTGGCCTGGATGGAGGCCCTGGGGATGGGGATCGGCATAGTACCCCTTCCCTTTTGGAGGCAGCCTTGACCCAGGAAGCCACAGCCCCTGACAATCAGGTCTGGCCTACGGCACCAGACATTACTCGTGAGACCTGCAGCAGCCTGGCAGAGAG TCCCAGGAATGGCCTCCAGGAGAAGCACAAGAGCCTGGCCTTCCATCGACCACCTTATCACCTCCTGCAGCAACATGATAGCCAGGATGCCAGTGCTGAGCAAAG TGACCATGATGATGAAGTGGCCAGCCTTGCCTCTGCTGCAGGGGGCTTTGGCACCAAAGTTCCCACTCCACGGCTGCCAGCCAAGGATTGGAAGACCAAGGGATCTCCTCGAGCCTCACCCAAGCTTAAGAGAAAGGGCAAGAAAGATGACGG GGATTCGGCTGTAGGATCCCGGCTCATGGAGCACCAG GTGGCAGAACCTCCTGATGACTGGCCAGCACTAATTTGGCAACAGCAGAGAGAGCTGGCAGAGCTGCGGCACAGCCAGGAAGAATTGCTGCAGCGTCTTTGCACCCAACTTGAAGGCTTGCAGAGCACAGTCACGGGCCACGTAGAACGCGCCCTAGAGTCACGGCATGAGCAAGACCGTATCCTTATGGGTTGTGGCGTGGCACAGGGGTCGGTTGAAGCAGCAGCATTCTTGGCCCCAGGAAGGGATGTGGGACCCGCTTCAGGCCTATTCCTTAGCTACAATGCAGAGCGGCGGCTGGAGCGGGCACTGGCTGAGGGGCAGCAGCGGGGTGGGCAGCTGCAGGAGCAGCTGACGCAACAGCTGTCCCAGGCACTGTCTTCAGCTATAGCTGGTCGGCTAGAGCGCAGCATACGGGATGAGATCAAGAAGACGGTGCCTCCAT GTGTCTCCAGGAGTTTGGAGCCAGTGGCAGGCCAGCTGAGCAATTCAGTGGCCACCAAGCTCACAGCTGTGGAGGGTAGCATGAAAGAGAATATCTCCAAGCTACTAAAGTCCAAG aaCTTGACAGATGCCATTGCCCGAGCAGCTGCAGACACATTACAGGGGCCAATGCAGTCTGCCTACCGGGAAGCCTTCCAGAGCGTGGTACTGCCAGCCTTTGAGAAGAGCTGCCAGGCCATGTTCCAGCAGATCAATGATAGCTTCCGACTGGGCACGCAAGAAT ACTTGCAGCAGCTAGAGAGCCACATGAAGAGCCGGAAGGCACGAGAACAAGAAGCACGGGAGCCCGTGTTGGCCCAGCTGCGAGGCCTGGTCAGCACACTGCAGGGTGCCACTGAGCAGATGGCAGCCACTGTATCCAGCAGCGTTCGGGCTGAGGTGCAGCACCAGCTGCACGTGGCTGTGGGCAG CCTGCAGGAGTCAATTTTAGCACAGGTACAGCGCATTGTTAAAGGTGAGGTGAGTGTAGCACTTAAGGAGCAACAGGCTGCCGTCACGTCTAGCATCATGCAGGCCATGCGTTCAGCAGCTGGCACACCTGTCCCCGCTGCCCACCTCGACTGCCAGGCCCAGCAAGCCCATATTCTACAGCTGCTGCAGCAGGGCCACCTCAATCAGGCCTTCCAGCAG GCCCTGACGGCTGCTGACCTGAACCTGGTGCTGTATGTGTGTGAAACTGTGGACCCAGGGCAGGTTTTTGGGCAGCCACCCTGCCCACTCTCCCAGCCTGTGCTCCTTTCCCTCATCCAGCAGCTGGCCTCTGACCTTGGTACTCGAACTGACCTCAAGCTCAG CTACCTGGAAGAGGCTGTGATGCACCTGGACCACAGTGACCCCATCACTCGGGACCACATGGGCTCCGTCATGGCCCAGGTGCGCCAGAAGCTCTTTCAGTTCCTGCAGGCTGAGCCGCACAACTCACTTGGCAAAGTGGCCCGGCGTCTCAGCCTCATGTTGCACGGCCTTGTAACCCCTAGCCTCCCTTAG
- the EDC4 gene encoding enhancer of mRNA-decapping protein 4 isoform X3, translated as MASSCASIDIEDATQHLRDILKLDRPAGGPSAESQRPSNAYNGDLNGLLVPDPLCSGDGTSTNKSGVRAMPPINLQEKQVICLSGDDSSTCIGILAKEVEIVASSDSSISSKARGSNKVKIQPVAKYDWEQKYYYGNLIAVSNSFLAYAIRAANNGSAMVRVISVSTSERTLLKGFTGSVADLAFAHLNSSQLACLDEAGNLFVWRLALVNGKIQEEILVHIQQPEGTPLNHFRRIIWCPFIPEESEDCCEEGSPTVALLHEDRAEVWDLDMLRSNHSTWPVRVSQIKQGFIVVKGHSTCLSEGALSPDGTVLATASHDGFVKFWQIYIEGQDEPRCLHEWKPHDGRSLSCLLFCDNHKKQDPEVPFWRFLITGADQNRELKMWCTVSWTCLQTIRFSPDIFSSVSVPPSLKVCLDLSAEYLILSDVQRKVLYVMELLQNQEEGRACFSSISEFLLTHPVLSFGIQVVSRCRLRHTEVLPAEEENDSLGADGTHGAGAVESAAGVLIKLFCVHTKALQDVQIRFQPQLNPDVVAPLPTHTAHEDFAFGESRPELGSEGLGSATQGSQPDLRRIVELPAPADFLSLSSETKPKLMTPDAFMTPSTSLQQIAASPSNSNSSSSSSSSSSSLTAVSAMSSTSAVDPSLPSLPATRPPEELTLSPKLQLDGSLTMSSSSSLQASPRSLLPSLLPGPADKLTPKAPGQVPTAASALSLELQEVEPLGLPQASPSRTRSPDVISSASTALSQDIPEIASEALSRGFVSSAPEGLEPDSMASAASALHLLSPRPRPASELGSQLGLDGGPGDGDRHSTPSLLEAALTQEATAPDNQVWPTAPDITRETCSSLAESPRNGLQEKHKSLAFHRPPYHLLQQHDSQDASAEQSDHDDEVASLASAAGGFGTKVPTPRLPAKDWKTKGSPRASPKLKRKGKKDDGDSAVGSRLMEHQVAEPPDDWPALIWQQQRELAELRHSQEELLQRLCTQLEGLQSTVTGHVERALESRHEQDQRRLERALAEGQQRGGQLQEQLTQQLSQALSSAIAGRLERSIRDEIKKTVPPCVSRSLEPVAGQLSNSVATKLTAVEGSMKENISKLLKSKNLTDAIARAAADTLQGPMQSAYREAFQSVVLPAFEKSCQAMFQQINDSFRLGTQEYLQQLESHMKSRKAREQEAREPVLAQLRGLVSTLQGATEQMAATVSSSVRAEVQHQLHVAVGSLQESILAQVQRIVKGEVSVALKEQQAAVTSSIMQAMRSAAGTPVPAAHLDCQAQQAHILQLLQQGHLNQAFQQALTAADLNLVLYVCETVDPGQVFGQPPCPLSQPVLLSLIQQLASDLGTRTDLKLSYLEEAVMHLDHSDPITRDHMGSVMAQVRQKLFQFLQAEPHNSLGKVARRLSLMLHGLVTPSLP; from the exons ATGGCCTCCTCCTGCGCGAGCATCGACATCGAGGACGCCACGCAGCACCTGCGGGACATCCTCAAGCTGGACCGGCCCGCGGGGG GTCCCAGTGCAGAGAGCCAGCGGCCATCTAATGCCTACAATGGAGATCTCAATGGGCTTCTGGTCCCAGACCCTCTCTGCTCAGGTGATGGTACTTCAACAAACAAGTCTGGTGTCCGGGCCATGCCACCTATTAATCTTCAGGAAAAGCAGGTCAT CTGCCTCTCAGGAGATGACAGCTCTACGTGCATTGGGATTTTGGCCAAGGAGGTGGAGATTGTGGCCAGCAGTGACTCTAGCATCTCAAGCAAGGCACGGGGCAGCAACAAG GTGAAAATCCAGCCTGTGGCCAAGTATGACTGGGAGCAGAAATACTACTACGGCAACCTGATTGCTGTGTCCAACTCCTTCTTGGCCTATGCCATTCGGG CCGCCAACAATGGTTCAGCGATGGTGCGGGTGATCAGTGTAAGCACTTCGGAGCGGACCCTGCTCAAGGGCTTCACAGGCAGCGTGGCTGATCTGGCCTTTGCACACCTGAATTCCTCACAGCTGGCCTGCCTAGATGAGGCAGGCAACCTGTTTGTGTGGCGCTTGGCTCTAGTTAATGGCAAAATTCA AGAAGAGATCTTGGTCCACATCCAGCAGCCAGAGGGTACACCACTGAACCACTTCCGTAGGATCATCTGGTGCCCCTTCATCCCTGAGGAGAGTGAGGACTGCTGTGAGGAGGGCAGCCCAACGGTGGCCCTGTTGCATGAGGACCGG GCTGAGGTGTGGGACCTGGACATGCTCCGCTCCAACCACAGCACCTGGCCTGTGCGTGTCAGCCAGATCAAGCAAGGCTTCATCGTGGTCAAAGGCCATAGCACG TGTCTAAGTGAAGGGGCCCTCTCACCCGATGGGACTGTCCTGGCTACTGCAAGCCATGATGGCTTTGTCAAGTTCTGGCAGATCTACATTGAGGGGCAGGATGAACCAAG GTGTCTGCACGAATGGAAGCCTCATGATGGGAGGtccctttcctgcctcctgtTCTGTGACAACCATAAGAAACAGGAccctga AGTCCCTTTCTGGAGGTTCCTTATTACTGGCGCTGACCAGAATCGAGAGCTAAAGATGTGGTGCACAGTGTCCTGGACCTGTCTGCAGACAATTCG TTTCTCCCCAGATATCTTTAGCTCAGTGAGTGTGCCCCCCAGCCTCAAGGTTTGTCTGGACCTCTCAGCTGAATACCTTATTCTCAGCGATGTGCAACGGAAG GTCCTCTACGTGATGGAGCTGCTGCAGAACCAGGAGGAGGGCCGTGCCTGCTTCAGCTCCATCTCTGAGTTCCTGCTCACCCATCCTGTGCTGAGCTTCGGTATCCAGGTTGTGAGTCGCTGCCGGCTGCGGCACACTGAAGTGCTACCTGCTGAGGAAGAGAATGACAGCCTAGGGGCTG ATGGAACCCACGGAGCTGGTGCCGTGGAGTCTGCAGCTGGTGTGCTCATCAAACTCTTCTGTGTGCATACTAA GGCATTGCAAGACGTACAGATCCGCTTCCAGCCGCAGCTGAACCCTGATGTGGTGGCCCCGCTCCCCACCCACACTGCCCATGAGGACTTCG CATTTGGAGAGTCTCGGCCCGAACTGGGCTCTGAGGGCCTGGGGTCAGCTACCCAAGGCTCCCAGCCTGACCTCCGACGCATAGTGGAGCTACCTGCACCTGCTGACTTCCTCAGTCTGAGCAGTGAGACCAAGCCCAAGCTGATGACACCTGACGCCTTCATGACACCTAGCACCTCCCTGCAGCAG attGCTGCCTCCCccagcaacagcaacagcagcagcagctccagctccagctcctccTCTCTTACAGCTGTGTCTGCCATGAGCAGTACCTCAGCTGTggacccctccctgcccag CCTTCCTGCCACCAGGCCACCCGAGGAGCTGACTTTGAGCCCCAAGTTGCAACTGGATGGCAGTTTGACaatgagcagcagcagcagcctgcAGGCAAGCCCGCGTAGCCTCTTGCCTAGCCTGCTCCCAGGTCCAGCTGACAAACTGACTCCCAAAGCACCTGGACAG GTGCCTACTGCTGCTTCTGCACTATCACTGGAGCTGCAGGAAGTGGAGCCCCTGGGGCTACCCCAGGCTTCCCCTAGCCGTACCCGCTCCCCTGATGTTATCTCCTCAGCTTCCACTGCCCTGTCCCAGGACATCCCTGAGATTGCATCTGAGGCCCTCTCCCGTGGTTTTGTCTCCTCTGCTCCTGAGGGTCTTGAACCAGATAGTATGGCCTCGGCTGCCTCAGCGCTACACCTGCTGTCCCCACGGCCCCGGCCAGCATCTGAGCTTGGCTCTCAGCTTGGCCTGGATGGAGGCCCTGGGGATGGGGATCGGCATAGTACCCCTTCCCTTTTGGAGGCAGCCTTGACCCAGGAAGCCACAGCCCCTGACAATCAGGTCTGGCCTACGGCACCAGACATTACTCGTGAGACCTGCAGCAGCCTGGCAGAGAG TCCCAGGAATGGCCTCCAGGAGAAGCACAAGAGCCTGGCCTTCCATCGACCACCTTATCACCTCCTGCAGCAACATGATAGCCAGGATGCCAGTGCTGAGCAAAG TGACCATGATGATGAAGTGGCCAGCCTTGCCTCTGCTGCAGGGGGCTTTGGCACCAAAGTTCCCACTCCACGGCTGCCAGCCAAGGATTGGAAGACCAAGGGATCTCCTCGAGCCTCACCCAAGCTTAAGAGAAAGGGCAAGAAAGATGACGG GGATTCGGCTGTAGGATCCCGGCTCATGGAGCACCAG GTGGCAGAACCTCCTGATGACTGGCCAGCACTAATTTGGCAACAGCAGAGAGAGCTGGCAGAGCTGCGGCACAGCCAGGAAGAATTGCTGCAGCGTCTTTGCACCCAACTTGAAGGCTTGCAGAGCACAGTCACGGGCCACGTAGAACGCGCCCTAGAGTCACGGCATGAGCAAGACC AGCGGCGGCTGGAGCGGGCACTGGCTGAGGGGCAGCAGCGGGGTGGGCAGCTGCAGGAGCAGCTGACGCAACAGCTGTCCCAGGCACTGTCTTCAGCTATAGCTGGTCGGCTAGAGCGCAGCATACGGGATGAGATCAAGAAGACGGTGCCTCCAT GTGTCTCCAGGAGTTTGGAGCCAGTGGCAGGCCAGCTGAGCAATTCAGTGGCCACCAAGCTCACAGCTGTGGAGGGTAGCATGAAAGAGAATATCTCCAAGCTACTAAAGTCCAAG aaCTTGACAGATGCCATTGCCCGAGCAGCTGCAGACACATTACAGGGGCCAATGCAGTCTGCCTACCGGGAAGCCTTCCAGAGCGTGGTACTGCCAGCCTTTGAGAAGAGCTGCCAGGCCATGTTCCAGCAGATCAATGATAGCTTCCGACTGGGCACGCAAGAAT ACTTGCAGCAGCTAGAGAGCCACATGAAGAGCCGGAAGGCACGAGAACAAGAAGCACGGGAGCCCGTGTTGGCCCAGCTGCGAGGCCTGGTCAGCACACTGCAGGGTGCCACTGAGCAGATGGCAGCCACTGTATCCAGCAGCGTTCGGGCTGAGGTGCAGCACCAGCTGCACGTGGCTGTGGGCAG CCTGCAGGAGTCAATTTTAGCACAGGTACAGCGCATTGTTAAAGGTGAGGTGAGTGTAGCACTTAAGGAGCAACAGGCTGCCGTCACGTCTAGCATCATGCAGGCCATGCGTTCAGCAGCTGGCACACCTGTCCCCGCTGCCCACCTCGACTGCCAGGCCCAGCAAGCCCATATTCTACAGCTGCTGCAGCAGGGCCACCTCAATCAGGCCTTCCAGCAG GCCCTGACGGCTGCTGACCTGAACCTGGTGCTGTATGTGTGTGAAACTGTGGACCCAGGGCAGGTTTTTGGGCAGCCACCCTGCCCACTCTCCCAGCCTGTGCTCCTTTCCCTCATCCAGCAGCTGGCCTCTGACCTTGGTACTCGAACTGACCTCAAGCTCAG CTACCTGGAAGAGGCTGTGATGCACCTGGACCACAGTGACCCCATCACTCGGGACCACATGGGCTCCGTCATGGCCCAGGTGCGCCAGAAGCTCTTTCAGTTCCTGCAGGCTGAGCCGCACAACTCACTTGGCAAAGTGGCCCGGCGTCTCAGCCTCATGTTGCACGGCCTTGTAACCCCTAGCCTCCCTTAG